The following proteins are co-located in the Scomber scombrus chromosome 2, fScoSco1.1, whole genome shotgun sequence genome:
- the LOC134000071 gene encoding uncharacterized protein LOC134000071 has translation MVEFKWIKISLFLIVLLQFRAAVTGQDSYIIVRDGGDATLPCKNVIQGQDQCDSTTWMYSQREGLPEVELIELGNISNNAKDKSDRLSVTADCSLVIKNVKGIDFGRYSCRQFDTSGQQQGPGAGVHLSVVTINERKDADDKVTLTCSIGTYEQYRGSVFWQFEGNRDDFPGMGMSGVVSRATATFTASTPAQKSKYSELFKCKATARNTGTVLFNLAPQSSSEKQDAFCSDNQRKV, from the exons ATGGTTGAATTCAAATggattaaaatatctttatttctgATTGTGCTTCTTCAGTTTAGAG CAGCAGTAACAGGACAAGATTCCTACATCATTGTCAGAGATGGAGGTGATGCCACTTTGCCttgtaaaaatgtgatacaAGGTCAGGACCAATGTGACAGCACTACCTGGATGTACAGTCAAAGAGAAGGGTTACCAGAAGTAGAGCTGATTGAACTTGGAAATATTAGTAACAATGCCAAAGataaatcagacagactgagtgttacagcggactgttctctggttataaagaaTGTCAAAGGTATCGATTTTGGTCGTTACAGCTGCAGACAGTTCGACACATCAGGACAACAACAAGGTCCAGGCGCTGGGGTTCATCTGTCTGTTGTTAcca TTAATGAACGGAAGGATGCTGATGATAAGGTGACATTAACCTGTTCTATTGGGACATATGAACAATATCGAGGCAGCGTGTTCTGGCAGTTTGAGGGTAATAGGGATGATTTCCCAGGCATGGGGATGTCTGGAGTTGTCTCCAGAGCCACTGCGACATTTACAGCTTCCACTCCTGCTCAGAAGTCAAAATATTCAGAGTTATTTAAGTGTAAAGCGACTGCACGCAACACTGGGACAGTGCTGTTTAACCTCGCCCCTCAGTCTTCAAGTGAGAAACAGG aTGCATTTTGTAGTGATAATCAGAGAAAGGTTTAG